The DNA segment TAAAGTATCAGAAAAATAGAAGAGATAATAAGTAAGATAGCACTTATTAATCCTCCAATTATCCATTTAGTTGATAGTTTATTATTTTTTGTATATTCTAGACGTGCCATGTTTCCCTTCCTCCTTATTTCTATCCTAAGGTATCTTATTGCAATTGAGAAGGTATTTTTAGAATCTCTTTCGGTCCCTTCTTCACTAATAATTAAAGTTAATCAAGAAAGCAATAGTGTTTTTTAATCAATACATGGTAAAATAAAAGAACTGGATCTTTTATCGAAGGAGAAATTATGAATGGTTCAAATTATATTAGTCTTGATCCTTGCCTATTTGCTAGGCTCAATCCCCTCAGGGTTAATTATCGGTAAAACGTTTTATAAAACCGATATTCGTCAGCACGGAAGCGGAAATTTAGGAGGGACGAACACTTTTCGAACACTTGGAGTGAAAGCAGGAATTGCCGTTACTCTTGCTGATATTTTGAAAGGGACTTTAGCAGCTTCCTTACCCTACCTCTTTCATGTAGACATTAACCCATTACTAGCTGGTGTCTTAGCTGTTATTGGTCACACTTATCCAATTTTTGCGGGATTCCGTGGAGGTAAAGCAGTTGCCACTTCAGGAGGAGTTTTACTACTCTGTGCTCCATTTATGTTCATCACAGTTTTGGTTGTCTTTTTTCTCAGTCTGTACATAACAAAATATGTTTCGTTATCCTCTATGATTGCAGGTCTCTGTGCAGTCATTTACGCACTGGTCATATGGAATGTCCCGTTACTAATTGCTGTAACGTTATTAGCATCATTTGTCATTTACCGCCATCGGGCAAATATTAAGAGGATCATCAATAAGACAGAACCAAAAATTAAATGGCTATAAAGGAACCGAATCGGTTCTTTTATAGCCATTTTTCATGAAATTGTCGAAATCCCTTCAGTCATATCCCTTTTATTTCCTATAGAATAGAAGTAGGAATAAGCGTCAGTTCATGGAGGGGGATAAAATTGCAAATTGTTAAACAAGAACTTATTTTTTCAACCGTTGTTTCAGAGAGCACCGATGTAAATGACTTTATTGTCGAGTTTATGAACCCTGAGGAAGGAACAGACTGTTCTCCGATAAAAGTTACTAGAAATTTTGAGGAATTACTTCAGTTTCTTGGTGTATTAGAAGAGTCATAAAGAGTTATTTTTAGAAATAGGTTGTCTTTTAATGGGCCAGCCTATTTCCTACATTCTTAATAGATGGAATTTTTTATTTCCTAATACATCGTCAATATAATCGAGCTTTGTGTGATCGAAGTAAACAAACTCTTTTTCATGAATAAGGATAGTTAGGTCATCGAACTCAAAAGTAAGATCCCCTTGAATTTTCCGCTCTTCCAGAGACAGATTTAATTTTGGTCCACCTCAACCAATTCCCATGCTTAATCGGATATAAAGTATTTCATTCTCCGTCTTTTTGTCTTTGTTTATTGAATCCTGTAATATCTTATGAGCATTCCCTGTAATACGAAACATCAGATTCACGCCCCTATCTTCTTATTCTTTGTCCAAATAAAAATTTTAAAAATCATATTAATATATTATAGTATTATCAAGGAGTACGAAAATAATTTGCCTGAACAAGCTCATACAAGGAGAAATTTATGAGAAAGAAAGCTTTTACTACCTCTGTTTTAATTATTATTATTTGTACCACTCTTGCATCTATTCTCTATGTGAAGGAGCAAAAAGAAAAAAACGAAAAGAAAAATTATCCTTCAAAAAATCATAGTATGCGGCCTTTCCAACTAACAAATCGAAAGCTGATTGAAAAAGTAACGATTGGAGCAATTGGGGATATACTGATCCACGATGTAGTCTACCAAGATGCATTCAATGGACAAAATTATAACTTCGATCCCATGTTTGAAAATATGAAAGCGCTATTAGAAAAACCAGACATCTTAACAGCAAATCAAGAAAGCATTCTCGGAGGCTTGCAGCTGAGACTTTCAGGTTACCCTAGGTTTAATAGTCCCCATGAGGTAGCCGATGCCCTCGTTCATACTGGTGTCGATATTGTCTCAACCGCAAATAACCATACATTAGATAAAGGGATTAAAGGCGTCCAATCAGAAGCTGCCTATTTACAAAGCATTGGTTTACCATATGTGGGGAGCTTTGTAGATGATAAGGATCAACAAAATTTAAGGATTATAAATAAAAATGGAATAAAAATCTGCTTCCTTTCCTACACATATGGAACAAATGGAATCCCGTTACCCAAAGGGAAGGATTTTCTTGTCAACTTGATTGACCGTGAGAAAATGAAGGGAGAAATCCATCGAGCAAGAAATGCAGCGGATATAGTCGTGATGAGCATTCATTGGGGGATTGAGTATCAACGAATTCCTACCAATAATCAAAAGGATTTAGCGCGTTTCTTGGCAAATGAAGGTGTGGATATTATATTTGGCTCTCATCCTCATGTCCTTCAACCTATGGAATGGCTCAACACAACGGATGGCAGGAAAGCATTTGTGGTTTATTCATTAGGAAACTTTATTTCTGCTCAGAATAATAATTATAAAGACATTGGCGGT comes from the Neobacillus sp. PS2-9 genome and includes:
- the plsY gene encoding glycerol-3-phosphate 1-O-acyltransferase PlsY, whose translation is MVQIILVLILAYLLGSIPSGLIIGKTFYKTDIRQHGSGNLGGTNTFRTLGVKAGIAVTLADILKGTLAASLPYLFHVDINPLLAGVLAVIGHTYPIFAGFRGGKAVATSGGVLLLCAPFMFITVLVVFFLSLYITKYVSLSSMIAGLCAVIYALVIWNVPLLIAVTLLASFVIYRHRANIKRIINKTEPKIKWL
- a CDS encoding CapA family protein, with the translated sequence MRKKAFTTSVLIIIICTTLASILYVKEQKEKNEKKNYPSKNHSMRPFQLTNRKLIEKVTIGAIGDILIHDVVYQDAFNGQNYNFDPMFENMKALLEKPDILTANQESILGGLQLRLSGYPRFNSPHEVADALVHTGVDIVSTANNHTLDKGIKGVQSEAAYLQSIGLPYVGSFVDDKDQQNLRIINKNGIKICFLSYTYGTNGIPLPKGKDFLVNLIDREKMKGEIHRARNAADIVVMSIHWGIEYQRIPTNNQKDLARFLANEGVDIIFGSHPHVLQPMEWLNTTDGRKAFVVYSLGNFISAQNNNYKDIGGLATIDVTKQITDKGTTIEISNPVFFPTYITSQKYHHFKVVPLENASTFGLTNADAKYKEIQQHMKQWLR